From a region of the Podospora pseudopauciseta strain CBS 411.78 chromosome 7 map unlocalized CBS411.78m_7, whole genome shotgun sequence genome:
- a CDS encoding uncharacterized protein (COG:S; EggNog:ENOG503P11Q), producing MAPISQHSFVSTDTFVFQSTAVIRQKPEKEQGELESETASTPEYPAHSQATTVPEPIPQHPDFSTEAIFAEMTLLAPLCEPELTACKPQSTSVQQIENDEMILAMKTECLDSLKEYVPTTQMYDTRYFLETFVHHLPLEGGKNLMKEIIKFSVTPEKLRQLRNFLAGTILKPVDHGIGNYRAERDSASRKKQEDLEASCLKRDGYRCVLRGAYQEQYFMTQLSAHEKTRQYWEEHTVAHILPHVLGGNLTRKTLKSINKAEDAIILAKYLPFNDFRFGFEPTREPHTYRVHVFESGIGHYQLSMEPRSVTFRQNDARNPVPLPDPNLLRVNYALGKMFNLSQENTCV from the exons ATGGCGCCCATCTCGCAACATTCCTTCGTATCCACAGACACATTTGTGTTCCAGTCAACGGCGGTTATTCGTCAGAAACCGGAGAAAGAGCAAGGCGAGCTCGAATCCGAAACAGCCTCCACTCCGGAATATCCAGCACATTCGCAGGCAACCACTGTGCCCGAGCCCATTCCGCAACATCCCGACTTCTCGACGGAGGCCATTTTTGCCGAAATGA CCCTGTTGGCCCCCTTGTGCGAGCCCGAGCTGACCGCGTGCAAACCTCAATCGACATCGGTCCAGCAGATTGAAAATGACGAGATGATTCTTGCAATGAAGACTGAATGCCTAGACTCTCTGAAGGAATATGTACCAACCACGCAGATGTATGATACAAGATACTTCTTGGAGACCTTTGTCCACCATTTACCTCTCGAGGGAGGTAAGAATCTCATGAAGGAAATCATCAAGTTCTCCGTGACTCCCGAAAAGCTGCGACAGCTAAGAAATTTTCTTGCGGGCACGATTCTCAAGCCAG TTGACCATGGCATCGGTAACTACAGGGCCGAGAGAGATTCCGCCTCAAGAAAGAAGCAGGAAGATCTTGAAGCGTCTTGTTTAAAGCGGGACGGGTACCGCTGTGTACTGAGAGGGGCTTATCAGGAACAGTACTTCATGACCCAACTGTCCGCACATGAGAAGACGAGACAGTATTGGGAGGAGCACACTGTGGCACACATATTGCCACACGTACTTGGGGGGAATTTGACGAGAAAAACGTTGAAGAG TATCAACAAGGCGGAAGACGCCATCATACTAGCCAAATACCTGCCGTTCAACGACTTCCGGTTTGGGTTTGAACCAACACGCGAG CCTCACACCTATCGCGTGCATGTCTTCGAGAGCGGTATTGGTCACTATCAGCTGAGCATGGAACCTCGAAGCGTCACCTTTAGACAGAATGATGCTCGCAACCCTGTGCCGCTTCCAGATCCCAACCTGTTGAGAGTTAATTATGCTCTGGGAAAGATGTTCAACCTAAGTCAAGAGAATACCTGTGTATAG